The Lytechinus pictus isolate F3 Inbred chromosome 5, Lp3.0, whole genome shotgun sequence DNA segment taggcactatctccgccacacacatccagggcgctattcaccaacgtgtgtaggcactatctcctccacacacatccagggcgctattcaccaacgtgtgtaggcactctCTTCTTGCCTCTCTCCAGGCTCCCTTCCTCTGCGCTATCCACGCTGTCGCCAACACACACACTCCGGTTGCTATTCACCATGTGCATCGGCGCTCTCTTCTTGCCTCTCTCCAGGCTCCCTTCCTCCGTGCTATCCACGCTGTCGCCAACACACGCACTCGTGgtgctattcaccaacgtgcatAGGCGCTCTCTTCTTGCCTCTCTCCAGGCTCCCTTCCTCCGTGCTATCCACGCTGTCGCCAACACACGCACTCGTGgtgctattcaccaacgtgcatAGGCGCTCTCTTCTTGCCTCTCTCCAGGCTCCCTTCCTCCGTGCTATCCCCGCTGTCGCCAACACACGCACTCGTGgtgctattcaccaacgtgcatAGGCGCTCTCTTCTTGCCTCTCTCCAGGCACCCTTCCTCGGCTCTCTTTACCCCTCTCTCCTGGCGATCTTCATAGGAGATATACGTGGCGCTCCCTGTAATACAGGCGCCTAAGTTGTCTGAGCTTCCAATACCACGTTGttcaatcccaccgctgccaccagtgTGGCGTAACCGGGCCCTGTCGGGGTAGCGTTCTGCCGTCTCGCAGTCTCCAGAACCCGGTCCACGCTTCTCCTCACTTATATATCTCTTTTGGGCAGGTTCGCTCACAAAAGTCTATTGTGCAACGTGGTACACTCTCTCATTCCTCTTAAATACACCAAATCACCCGCTCACTCACcctaaatcatgcaaatgaagcAACTTGGGAGATATTCAATATACAGTTCAACTTGATTTATTCGGAGCTTACATCTTACAACCGCACGCCACCGCAGCTCCCAGCGAACTGACGTACTTCTCAAATAATCGCAAAGCATATCACAACTAAAATATCGCCCTCTACGATTAaactatgaaatacatgttAAAGGTATAACTCATTATGCTACAATATCTAATGACCAACAACATTCCATGTTCATCTTTTTGAATAAAGGCTGTCAATGGTGACCTTTCAGTTTGTCCTAAAGGCTTGTCATACAGAGGTTCCATGATATTtactctggcgacaattgctctgaaggaaaatctgcatgttaagcAAGACACAAAATCTAACCTCCAACACTAAATAAACCCGGATCCTTATCTTTAAATTATTCTGTCCCAAAAACTCTATAACAATCCTAACTCGAACCCCTTGCCCTCTGAGAtgttaagaccggagcaaatctCGCACGACCAAGTGTTGTGTCACCCATACAGAACCCATGTCTCTCCATCTGAGTCCTCTGCTTGCCATGTAACATGTCCATGTATTTTCCTGACAgctttttatacgcccgtctcgACGGGACGTATtgtggtatcacgctcggtgtccgtccgttaactttccttgtaaacgcgataacttcagtttatcTTATTCTAGGCTCAAATAATtgtgtgtgtatgatactagcattgatcccaggaagcctatcgattttgaggtcaaaaggtcaaggtcacactgacatgttttcatcttgcccttctgaagtccttgtaaatgcgataactttagttgaacttaacctaggctcatacatgtatgatttggtgtgtatgatactagcatagatcctaacaattctcttgattttgaggtcagaaggtcaaaggtgaagtcgccatcttccacttttcttgcttgaccaatagctCAATTTTCCGCGTTACAGACAGGCGTATTATGTCCatgccttagcgacactcttgtttatTTTTGATATCGCAACACAAATTCTTTGAGAATAATGTTATAATTAAGTCAAGGTTTATCCAGTCAGACTACGCCTCCTGAATGTTCGCTACCACACTAAATGTTAATGGGAtatagaaatttttttttatgcatcCAGCAGCTTGATTGGTGTGGTACATATTAGAGACCAAGTTCTTCCACTAGGCTCATGTTGCTACAAAGCATGTTGCATGAAGTAGATGGTTGTATCCTGCATTCAGTGAAGGGAAGAAAGGTCTTAGTGGACACTGCAATCACACACAAAGGAACTGTggttttaatattcttttttatatcctacataaattaaTCCTGTATAATGATTGGATCAAATGGCATCACATGACCAAAGATATTCTAGCAATGCTGTTGAAATAAAACgcccaattaaaaaaattaactattctgtgacgtcaatgataGAATAGTGCACTAACTAACCATCATTGATGTCACAGATCATGTGATCTCTCGAACGTAGCGGTGAGTGAGGTGTCTCTACCGGGCAAGTTAAGTGATGGGGGAAAACagtaatgccagtccaacctcgaaCACAACCTTCCcgctatacttactcaaagcctggtaaATTTGTATACTATCAGCCAGATCTAGGAAATATTACATAACATTTAgatatatcaaattaatcacGAATACTGAAATtaggtatgattttttttctgtgttggTTTTTACGAGGAAATAGAATAAAGATCTagagacaaaaaaatgattgacCGACCACTATTATTCTCTTGCCAATATCTTTTCAGGAAACACAAGCCTTAAGCAAGAAGCAGAGGTGAAGAGTTCCAACTCCATGCAGTCCTCAAGTCGTGGGCAATTAGGAAATGTCCAACCACAAGTCAAGGAAGAAGTGGAAAGTGTGGCATTCAAGCAAGAAGTTGACGAGGAAGCTTTTCCAGCTTCTGATCAGAGTACAGATGAAAGAGTCCCTTTGCCTCCTGGCTGCCACATCAAAGAAGAAGCAAGCAGCGGGATTCTGCATGAAATGAGTTCAGAGAACCATGTTCAGTCTAATCAGCATATCAAGCAAGAAGTAGAGAATGACCTAACGTTTTCATCGGTCACCATTAAACTCATCCTCAAGGAAGAGGAACCAAATATGCCAACCTCTGCCAATGAGGATAGTATCACCCATCCTCCATCGTTTCAGTTCACCATGAAGACAGAACCCGAAAATGAACAGAAGGAAACCGATATTCCACAAAAACAAGAAGGTATGTATACCTCTCGTTCAAATGCGTTGAAAGCTAGAATTCAAAAATGATGGTTGGATGTAGACAGGTACGATCTGGGGGCTGTTTCTTGTGGTAGTTTCTAACTGGGGTTCCCAAGTAGACATGGCTAGACACCTGACCCGTTGCATATAAGATTGAAAAATGCTCTTGTTCTTCTTTGGTTATGACTCCCATATGTTCCGGTGCTCTGAAATTCAATTCATCTAATTCATTTCCCGGAAAGGCATAACAATGCATTGTGACCTACAAAAATTGTTAACCTGAGTAggttgtttattttatttggtaGTTGAGACTTGAAACATAAAACTCATGAGTCCATCTTCACAACCATAATCCTATTCACCTTGATAAGTTGTGCATTTGAGAGGATGGTGGAATTTGCTCCAAAATTCTGGAAACAATGTCATGATATTAGGCTTGTGagttttaaaaagttacaatttTGCCTTCTGGCAGTGCTCacttgaacaaaataaacaCTATCAAAAGTAAGATCCCCCCTAAAGAATCCAATCAAATTGTCCAGTATAACAAATCATTCAAGTTGAAACCAAGCATGGGATATAGCTAGGGTTGTTAGGAAgtgtttttttgtctcacctgcatagcagagcgagactataggcgccgcttttccgacggcggcggcggcgtcaaacatcaaatcttaacctaaggttaagtttttgaaatgacatcataacttaaaaagtatatggacctagttcatgaaacttaggcataaggttaatcaagtattagtgaacatcctgcttgagtttcaggtcacatgaccaaggtcattgaactttggccaaattgggggtatttgttgaattcccatcataactttgaaaatttatggatctagttcatgaaacttggacattagtttaatcaagtaccactgaatatcctacaggtgcgagtttcaggtcacatgaccattgtcaatggtcatttaaggtcaatgaactttggccgtgttgggggtatttgttaaattaccatcctaactctgaaagtttatggatctagttcataaaacttgaaatgtaagagtaatcaagtatcactgaacatcccctgtgagtttcaggtcacaaaaccaaggtcaaaggtcagttaaggtcaataaactttggccatattggggtatttgttgaattgccatcagaactttgaaagttgatagatagagtgaatgaaatgtggacatgggtgtacatatagttgacaagtctttatataagtcaccgttcaaatgtaaTTTATGGTAAATGAActtggtattatgtcattatatgaatggtgtttttgtgaatgattattttaaagtAGTTCTCAAatttagcactgctgctatattaaatcgcgtaatgcaggcgagactgccagaggcgttccacttgttgaaaATTAGCGACATCCCTGACTTAACGACTGAATGAGCacaacatgaacaaaaaaatgacactttTCAAAAACAGCAAATCTGCGTATTAATgatttgttttgtaaaaattacagtAATGCTTGCATTCACGTCTTAAGAATCACAAATTAAAGACAATATGAGTAATTTTCGAATTCGCAAGAGtgatttaaattcatttcagTTCATTTTCAATGTGATCAAACATGAAGTGGAATGCAGTTTAAAAGCATTGCCAAGGTTGCACCATGTGCCATCTTGTCACATCCCTTTTCTTTCAAAGGCATGCTTTGGAGATGAAGGGGCGAGCAACATGAGGAGTGCTGTGTGCAACCAATCACAGCGTTTGGTGGTGGAAGTGTTATGGTGTGGGCCGGAATGGCTGCAACGACCAAGACACCGCTCATCCTGATCAATGGACACCTGAATGCCATCAGATACGTGGATGAAATCCTGCATCCATAATGTCGTACCAGTTGCCGCTGCCATTAGTGATGACTTTGAACTGATGGATGACAATGCCTGCCCACATTAAGCAAGAGTTGTAGATGCGTTCTGGTACATGAGGGTATTCAAAGGATGGTGTGGCCCGCCAACTCACCTGACCTTAACCCACTTGAACATCTTTGGGACAAGCTAAAGCTAGCTGTATCTGCACGCATTAACGCCAACACCAACCTTGCTGACTTGGCCCAGATGTTGGAAGAAGAATGGAATGCCATCCCTAAGCAAAGAGCCACAAGACTCGTGAACACCATGAGACGACGGTGCCAAGAAATCATTGACAAACGTGGTGGCTACACACATTATTAAACTGTCAGTATACTGTCTCATAATGCACAAGTCAATAAAGCACAGATTTTGCTGTTTTTGAAATTGCATCATTTTCTGTTTGTGCTGTGCTCATTCAGCCGTTAAGTCACAGATATTTTCGAAAGTATGATTCCTAACAACCCTAGCTATATCCCATGCTTGGTTTCAAATTGAATAATATGTTACACTGGCAGATTTGATGGGGTTTTTTAGGGAGGAACTTACTTTTGATGTTGTATTTATGTCTGTAATATACACTCAAAGGGTAgtttataaaattaaaaagattttttATACTCCTTATGGCTCAGAAATTATGGATGTTTAAGGGGgccttacttttttgttgtgtatataatgGAAGGATAAGATGGTTAAAACTTGTTGTAAGCATGATGATGCAGTGCAACACTCTAAGTTTAttactttttctctcttttcttttctttacaccAGTGGGTATCACTGACGAAGAACAAGGCTTGGGAGAGCATTCTGTGTTAATCAGTTGTGAAGGTAAATCTCATGGTAATTTACCCTTACGAGAAAGTTCAAATCAATTGTCAAGATCCTCTAAAGGACTATGGCCCCACCCTAATGCAAACTTACTCACAGCGGAAAAGCTTGATGGATTTCCCCAGAACAGAGATCTCAAATACCATGACTTAACCTACACAGGAGAAAAACATTGTGAATGTTTACTCAGTAGAAAGACATTTTCAGCTAGAGATAATGGAAAGATTCATCTCTCAAGCCACTCAGAAGAAAAGCCGTGTGAATGTTCCCTCTGTGCAAAGGAACTATCAAGGACTGCTTCTTATCACCTCCTTGCCCACACAGAAGAGAAGCCACTTCAATTTTCTCAGAAGAGTATTCCAAAGAGTTTCCTACAAACCCACGCCCAAGGAAAATCATATGAATGTTCACTTTGCAAAAATATGTTTACACTTAAGAATAGTCTCAATCTTCCATTGcacacaggagaaaagccaTATGAATGTTCACACTGCAAGAAGGCATTTTCAAAGAAGATTAATCGAAAGAGACATCTCCCAACccacacaggagaaaaaccaTATGAATGTTCACATTGCAAAAAGACATTTTCACGAAAAACTGATCTCAACCGTCATCTGCTCTTACACACAGGAAAAAAGCCATATGAATGTTCACACTGCAATAAGAAATTTACACAAAACAGCCATTTAAAGAGTCATCTCCGAACCCACACTGGAGAAAAGCCACATAAATGTTCACATTGCAAAAAGTCATTTTCATACAAGACTAATCTTAACCGTCATCTGCTAATACACAAAGGAGAAAAGCCACATGAATGTTCACATTGCCAAAAAACATTTTCACGAAAGACTCATCTCAACCGTCATCTGCTCttacacacaggagaaaagccaCATGAATGTTCACATTGCCAAAAACATTTTTACAAAAGACTGATCTCAACCGTCATCTGCTCttacacacaggagaaaagccaTATGAATGTTCACACTGCAATAAGAAATTTACACAAAACAGCcatttaaccctaactaggccgggcttttttggctgttctgtggctggggggggggttgattcaacccccccctgagatcttggccgccgatcgcgcgagcgccgcaaaaatttgcacgctggtagtgtgcgatgtaatctacaaggctgtatggtaaaattttccaaaataatgagattttattttatatgaattaattatgctaatttatgcataaatcatactttctgctctaattcactaaataaagctcctagaatgctaatttttggtaaaaatattctttgtagcattcttaacaatggcaattgaaaaaaacttccgtttggaaatcaatttcttatttattttattgttttatgaatttcttatgtatttccttgtttttcaaccttttgtttttctttgtttttctttgtttttttcatcagatttattgcacaacctttttgaagtaTAATTatcctaaaatcaattgctttcagctttttaaagtaaaaataatcatatctttatgaataagatgagaaaactcaatttgcattgactttgtacacaaaatcacgttttggaacaatttttggtctgacatgcacttacaaaatgttgcgtaatttcagaaccgcgtacccgggcgtcgtaaatttggtctcaaaagatgtgcgagacttaaaagtataaactctgcgagtggcgcggtcaaaaaattttgcgcggcggaatgatcacagaaaatgttgagggggggggttgattcaacccccccccccccggccattttagggttaaagagtCATCTCCGAACCcacacaggagaaaagccaCATAAATGTTCACATTGCAAAAAGTCATTTTCATACAAGACTCATCTCAACCGTCATCTGCTCttacacacaggagaaaagccaCATGAATGTTCACATTGccaaaaaacatttttacaaAAGACTGATCTCAACCGTCATCTGCTCttacacacaggagaaaagccaTATGAATGTTCACACTGCAATAAGAAATTTACACAAAACAGCCATTTAAAGAGCCATCTCCAAACCcacacaggagaaaagccaCATAAATGTTCACATTGCAAAAAGTCATTTTCATACAAGACTGATCTCAACCGTCATCTGCTAATACACACAGGAGGAAAGCCACATAAATGTTCACATTGCAAAAAGTCATTTTCATACAAGACTAATCTTAACCGTCATCTGCTAATACACAAAGGAGAAAAGCCACATGAATGTTCACATTGCCAAAAAACATTTTCACGAAAGACTCGTCTCAACCGTCATCTGCTCttacacacaggagaaaagccaCATGAATGTTCACATTGCCAAAAAACATTTTCACAAAAGACTGATCTCAACCGTCATCTGCTCttacacacaggagaaaagtCATATGAATGTTCACACTGCAATAAGAAATTTACACAAAACAGCCATCTAAAGAGTCATCTCCGAACCcacacaggagaaaagccaCATAAATGTTCACATTGCAAAAAGTCATTTTCATACAAGACTCATCTCAACCGTCATCTGCTCttacacacaggagaaaagccaCATGAATGTTCACATTGccaaaaaacatttttacaaAAGACTGATCTCAACCGTCATCTGCTCttacacacaggagaaaagccaTATGAATGTTCACACTGCAATAAGAAATTTACACAAAACAGCCATTTAAAGAGTCATCTCCGAACCcacacaggagaaaagccaCATAAATGTTCACATTGCAAAAAGTCATTTTCATACAAGACTGATCTCAACCGTCATCTGCTAatacacacaggagaaaagccaCATAAATGTTCACATTGCAAAAAGTCATTTTCATACAAGACTGATCTCAACCGTCATCTGCTAatacacacaggagaaaagccaCATGAATGTTCACACGGCAAAAAGACGTTTTCACAGAAAAGCCATCTAAAGTGTCATCTCCATACCCACTCGGGAGAAAAGCCATATGAATGTTCACACTGCAAAAAGACATTTTCACGAAAGACTGCTCTTAACCGTCATCTGCTAATGcacacaggagaaaagccaCATGAATGTTCACATTGCCAAAAGACATTTTCACAAAAGTCTAATCTCAACCGTCATCTGCTCttacacacaggagaaaagcaACATGAACGTCACACGGCTAACAGACATTTTCACAGAAAAGCCATCTAAAGTGTCATCTCCAAACCCACTCGGGGAAAAAACCATATGAATGTTCACATTGCCAAAAGACATTTTCACGAAAGACTTGTCTCAACCGTCATCTGCTTTTACATACAGGTGAAAGGCCATATGAATGTacacactgcaaaaaaaaaaatcatgacagagtCACCTGAAAAGTAATCTGACATACCcacacaggagaaaagccaCATAAATATTCACATTGCAAAAAGacattttcacaaaagagttatctAAAGAGTCATCTGCTAATACACATAGGAGAAAAGCCACATATAAATGTTCACATTGCCAAAAACCATTTTCACGAAAGACTGATCTCAACCGTCATCTGCTCTTACACACAGGAGAAGAGCCACATGAATGTTCGCACTGCAAAAAGGCATTTTCACAGAAGATTAATCTAAAGTATCATCTGTTAACCCACTCGGGAGAATCGCCATATGAATTTtcacactgcaaaaaaaaacattttcatggaaGAGCGGTCTCAACACTCATCTGCTCTTGCACAAAGGAGAAAAGCCACATGAATGTTCACATTGCAAAAAGAGATTTACATAGAACAGCCATCTAAAGAGTCATCTCCTAACCcacacaggagaaaagccaCATGAATGTTCACCATTCCAAAAAGACATTTTCACAGAAGATTGATTTAAAGTTTCATCTCCTAACCCACTCAGGAGAAAAGCCACATGGATGTTCACACTGCAAAAAAACATTTACACAGAACAGCCATCTAAAGTGTCATCTCCAAACCCACTCGGGAGAAAAGCCACATGAATGTTCACACTGCAAAAAGACATTTACACAGAACAGCCATCTAAAGTGTCATCTCCAAACCCACATGGGAGAAAAGCCATATGAATGTTCACACTGCAAAAAGACATTTTCACAGAAGATTGATTTAAAGTATCATCTGTTAACCcacacaggagaaaagccaTATGAATGTTCACACTGCAAAAagacattttcacaaaatagttatctAAAGTATCATCTGTCAAACCACACCGGAGAAACGCCATATGAATGTTCACACTtctaaaaaacatttttacgAAAGACTTATCTCAACACTCATTTGCTCttacacac contains these protein-coding regions:
- the LOC135154096 gene encoding zinc finger protein 239-like, with translation MERFISQATQKKSRVNVPSVQRNYQGLLLITSLPTQKRSHFNFLRRTDLNRHLLLHTGEKPYECSHCNKKFTQNSHLKSHLQTHTGEKPHKCSHCKKSFSYKTDLNRHLLIHTGGKPHKCSHCKNHLKSHLRTHTGEKPHKCSHCKKSFSYKTDLNRHLLIHTGEKPHKCSHCKKSFSYKTDLNRHLLIHTGEKPHECSHGKKTFSQKSHLKCHLHTHSGEKPYECSHCKKTFSRKTALNRHLLMHTGEKPHECSHCQKTFSQKSNLNRHLLLHTGEKQHERHTANRHFHRKAI